The Paraburkholderia sprentiae WSM5005 genomic interval GTGCCGCCGACCAGATCGACTTTTCTCGCGTCGTCATCGATTCCACTTCTGTTCGAGCGGTTGGGGCGGGCGAAAAACTGGACCGAACCCCACCGATCGTGCGCGACCCGGTTCCAAACATCACGTTGCCACCGACGCCAACGGTACGCCGCTCGCGGTCATCCTGACTGGCGCGAACCGCAACGACATCACGCAACTGCTTCCACTGGTCGATGCGATCCCGCCGGTTCGTGGCTTGCGCGGTCGACCACTTCGCAAGCCGGCCCGAACCTATGCGGATCGCGCTTACGACCACGACAAGTATCGCCGGCCCTTGCACGCTGCCGGCATCCCCACATCGATCGCCCGGCGCGGCGAACCCCATGGCAGCGGTCTGGGTAAGGTCCGTTGGGTCGTCGAGCGAACCAATGCGTGGCTGCATGGATTTCGCCGCCTTCGTACTCGATATGAGCGTCGTGCCGACATCCATGAAGGGCTCCTTAAACTCGCCTGTTGCCTGATCTGCTGGCGAACACTTCAGCGCTCGGACGACTCTTTTTGAAACATTCTCTAAGGCCGGTCCGCTATGATGTGCGGAACGACACGAACGACTGAAAGCTCGATGAAGACGATGAATCCGGCGGTGGCCGGAGTGCTCAAACGCCTGCACTATCCGCTCGACGTGATTCTGACTTGCGTGCGCTGGTACGTGGCCTATCCGCTGAGCCTACGGCACCTTGAAGACATGATGGCTGAGCGCGGCGTTTCGGTCGATCATTCGACGGTGCACCGCTGGGCCATCAAGCTGTTGCCGGTGCTGGAGAAAGCGTTTCGCCGCCGCAAGCGGCCGGTGGGTAAGAGCTGGCGGATGGACGAGACGTACATCCGCGTCAAGGGGGAATGGCGGTATCTTTACCGGGCCGTCGACAAGGACGGCAACACCATTGACTTTCTGCTACGCGCCCATCGGGACAAGACTGCGGCCCGGCGTTACTTTGAGAAGTCGATCGCCCAGAACGGTGTACCCGAGACGGTAACCATAGACAAAAGCGGCGCCAATCTCGCCGCGCTCGAAGCAATCAATGCCGATCGTGAAGCGCCCATCAAGATCCGCCAGTCCAAATATCTCAATAACCTGGTCGAGCAGGATCATCGGGGCGATCAAGCGACGAACGCGGCCCATGCTGGGGTTCAAGACCTTTCGCTGTGCCCGGACCCTTCTGGGCGGCATTGAGATTATGCACATGATCACCAAAGGACAGATGAAATGTGCTCGCGGAACCCACCTGTCCGCCGCTGATCAATTCTACGAGCTCGCGATATAAGCAGTACTTCGCATATCGATCTCGCTCGCTCTTTGAGCCTTACTGTGACAAAGCCTTTTTTAGTGCCCTTAGTTGTATTTCAGACCACGCATAAGCCGTCGTGGTCAGCGCTCGCATTTTTCATCGAGGCATTCCCCAGATATTTGGTGTTTTTCTTTTGTGGTGTGCTATGTGCCCGCATGTCGCCGGTCAGAATTTTGCGGATTAGCCAGTTGTATCGCGGGTTGGTATGTATTGCAGGCGCCTCCAGGTACGCGGTATTGGCGGGCATTAGATGGCTCGTCGTACTTT includes:
- a CDS encoding IS5 family transposase (programmed frameshift), with protein sequence MARQIIDDELWALIEPLLPPARPRRFRYPGRKPVANRAALTGILFVLKSGIRWSDLPAEMGCGSGISCWRRLRDWQQAGVWDRLHEILLAKLRAADQIDFSRVVIDSTSVRAVGAGGKTGPNPTDRARPGSKHHVATDANGTPLAVILTGANRNDITQLLPLVDAIPPVRGLRGRPLRKPARTYADRAYDHDKYRRPLHAAGIPTSIARRGEPHGSGLGKVRWVVERTNAWLHGFRRLRTRYERRADIHEGLLKLACCLICWRTLQRSDDSF
- a CDS encoding IS6 family transposase (programmed frameshift) — translated: MKTMNPAVAGVLKRLHYPLDVILTCVRWYVAYPLSLRHLEDMMAERGVSVDHSTVHRWAIKLLPVLEKAFRRRKRPVGKSWRMDETYIRVKGEWRYLYRAVDKDGNTIDFLLRAHRDKTAARRYFEKSIAQNGVPETVTIDKSGANLAALEAINADREAPIKIRQSKYLNNLVEQDHRAIKRRTRPMLGFKTFRCARTLLGGIEIMHMITKGQMKCARGTHLSAADQFYELAI